GGTCTGGGTGAGGGAGGACTTCCCCGGGTTCTCGATGGCTGAAACGTTCTTCTCGCGGTCGAAAAAGGACGTGATACGGGGCTTCCACTACATCATGAAGCCGGCGACGCAGATGCGCATCGTCGTATGCCTGGAAGGGCGGGTGCGGGACGTCGTGGTGGACATAAGGAAGGACTCCCCGACCTACGGGAAGTTCGTTTCTATAAATTTGGATTCCAAATCCAATGCAGGCGTGTTCATCGGGAAGGGGTTCGCGCACGGGTTCCATTCGCTCGAGGAATCAATCCTGTTCTACATGAT
This genomic window from Candidatus Micrarchaeia archaeon contains:
- a CDS encoding dTDP-4-dehydrorhamnose 3,5-epimerase family protein, giving the protein MKVLEKFFDGKVFTFEYFKAGDNRGDFGKVWVREDFPGFSMAETFFSRSKKDVIRGFHYIMKPATQMRIVVCLEGRVRDVVVDIRKDSPTYGKFVSINLDSKSNAGVFIGKGFAHGFHSLEESILFYMIDGKYEKAFDKGIRWNDTTIGVDWKVKNPIVSERDSNHPSLEQAENNFRYGEE